One Frankia alni ACN14a DNA window includes the following coding sequences:
- a CDS encoding PaaI family thioesterase, protein MTAADAAPAADDIAAIQSSGAGAGTDVGGNGGTDAGGTDAGGDRRAEADAVRLAAQINAARGEIEQRMGIVLTEASPDRLVATMPVEGNRQPYGLLHGGASVVLAETLGSVGANLDAPPGSMAVGIEISASHHRSATSGTVTAVATRIRGGRTLVTYDIRITDDAGRVTCTCRLTCMIRGGLSAGRNESDPR, encoded by the coding sequence ATGACCGCTGCCGATGCCGCGCCCGCGGCTGACGACATCGCCGCGATCCAGAGCAGCGGCGCAGGCGCCGGCACAGACGTCGGCGGGAACGGCGGTACAGACGCCGGCGGTACAGACGCCGGCGGCGACCGGCGCGCCGAAGCCGACGCGGTGCGGCTCGCCGCGCAGATCAACGCCGCGCGCGGGGAGATCGAGCAGCGGATGGGCATCGTCCTCACCGAGGCGAGCCCCGACCGGCTGGTCGCCACGATGCCCGTCGAGGGCAATCGGCAGCCCTACGGTCTCCTGCACGGCGGCGCCTCCGTGGTGCTCGCGGAGACGCTGGGCTCGGTCGGGGCGAACCTGGACGCGCCGCCCGGCTCGATGGCCGTCGGCATCGAAATCAGTGCCTCGCATCACCGGTCGGCGACCTCGGGCACCGTCACCGCCGTCGCCACCCGGATCCGTGGGGGGCGCACCCTTGTCACCTACGACATCCGGATCACCGACGACGCCGGCCGCGTGACCTGCACCTGTCGCCTCACCTGCATGATCCGCGGCGGCCTGTCGGCCGGTCGGAACGAATCCGACCCACGCTGA
- a CDS encoding ANTAR domain-containing response regulator: MSQPSSNPRRVLIAEDEALIRLDLREMLQEEGYEVVGEAGDGEMAVNLAGKLRPDLCILDVKMPRMDGIEAGAKIAKDRIAPVVILTAFSQRELVERAREAGAMAYVVKPFQKKDLLPTIEMAMSRFTEIVSLEAEVEDLQGRLEARKIIERAKGVLQTEHSMTEPDAFRWIQRTSMNQRRTMRAVAEAVLSGEALPGS, from the coding sequence ATGAGCCAACCCTCCTCGAACCCGCGCCGGGTTCTGATCGCCGAGGACGAAGCGCTGATCCGGCTCGACCTCAGGGAGATGCTGCAAGAGGAGGGTTACGAGGTTGTCGGGGAGGCCGGCGACGGCGAGATGGCCGTCAACCTCGCCGGCAAGCTCCGGCCCGACCTGTGCATCCTCGACGTGAAGATGCCCAGGATGGACGGGATCGAGGCCGGCGCGAAGATCGCCAAGGACCGCATCGCCCCCGTGGTCATCCTCACCGCGTTCAGTCAGCGGGAGCTGGTCGAGCGGGCCCGTGAGGCCGGCGCCATGGCCTACGTCGTCAAGCCGTTCCAGAAGAAGGACCTGCTGCCCACGATCGAGATGGCGATGAGCCGGTTCACGGAGATCGTGAGCCTGGAGGCCGAGGTCGAGGACCTGCAGGGCCGGCTCGAGGCCAGGAAGATCATCGAGCGGGCGAAGGGTGTGCTCCAGACCGAGCACAGCATGACCGAGCCGGACGCCTTCCGCTGGATCCAGCGGACGTCGATGAACCAGCGCAGGACGATGCGCGCCGTCGCCGAGGCTGTGCTGTCGGGCGAGGCGCTGCCAGGCTCGTGA
- a CDS encoding branched-chain amino acid ABC transporter substrate-binding protein yields the protein MGHARIALLAVTGRIGRWARARWRTGRGRAILAATVALILAVPSALGLVLVTVLHGDRGADVAVTRVATLGVMAPLSGDLSADGTSVRNAVALAVDEANDSGAIPGWRLELSTRDDLSRPDGGAQAADAFTANDRLIGVVGPLSSLVARVALPTLSAGGIPVVSPSNADPALTGVGTDPRTRPYPTYFRLAGTDELQARVAAEYAVRTLGRRRIAVVDGEPRYGTTLGGRFAVRSAALGATVTSVYQVQGDDPDGSELESTVEAIEQEAPDLVYVATGAAFAGKLRTRLAEAGASIQVMGSDALLQRRYTDDAKSAADGDLITSLLVPPTRLPAAGAFVADYSERFGGPADDDGSTTPSGADGTHGSDSGQRNREHATPSAATHTPPATRTTSANGTSPATRTSSAARPSEAAAVTATGGQPAAPPRESRHPAARHPAGSDAAGSDAAGSDAAGSDAADGDAAAAQRRQAAHDAAVELAQRRAEAVPAVAAYAYDAARTIIRAAATVLPGRPAVDAAARHDIVAAIGRGSFAGVTGSVGFDRWGDTRTPSVVLYTVLGGRFVALTTRA from the coding sequence GTGGGTCATGCGCGGATCGCACTCCTGGCGGTTACCGGCCGAATCGGCCGGTGGGCCCGGGCCCGGTGGCGCACCGGGCGCGGTCGGGCGATCCTCGCCGCGACCGTCGCCCTGATCCTGGCCGTGCCGTCGGCGCTGGGGCTCGTCCTGGTCACCGTCCTGCACGGCGACCGCGGCGCCGACGTCGCCGTGACCAGGGTGGCAACCCTCGGTGTCATGGCACCGCTCTCGGGTGATCTGTCCGCCGACGGAACGAGCGTGCGCAACGCGGTCGCGCTCGCCGTCGACGAGGCCAACGACTCGGGGGCGATCCCGGGCTGGCGCCTGGAGCTGTCCACCCGCGACGACCTGTCCCGCCCGGACGGGGGAGCCCAGGCCGCCGACGCCTTCACCGCCAACGACCGCCTCATCGGCGTCGTCGGACCGTTGAGTTCACTCGTGGCCAGGGTCGCGTTGCCCACGCTGAGCGCCGGGGGCATCCCGGTCGTCTCCCCGTCCAACGCCGACCCCGCCCTGACCGGCGTCGGCACCGACCCGCGCACCCGCCCCTACCCGACCTACTTCCGGCTCGCTGGCACCGACGAGCTGCAGGCGCGGGTGGCCGCCGAGTACGCGGTGCGAACACTCGGCCGCCGCCGCATCGCCGTCGTCGACGGGGAACCCCGCTACGGCACGACGCTCGGTGGCCGGTTCGCGGTGCGCTCCGCCGCGTTGGGGGCGACGGTCACGTCGGTCTACCAGGTCCAGGGGGACGATCCCGACGGGTCTGAGCTGGAATCGACCGTCGAGGCGATCGAGCAGGAGGCCCCCGACCTGGTCTACGTCGCCACCGGCGCGGCCTTCGCCGGGAAGCTGCGGACCCGGCTCGCCGAGGCGGGCGCGTCGATCCAGGTCATGGGCTCGGACGCACTGCTGCAACGCCGCTACACCGACGACGCGAAGTCGGCCGCGGACGGCGACCTGATCACCAGCCTGCTGGTCCCGCCGACGAGGCTTCCGGCCGCCGGTGCCTTCGTCGCGGACTACTCCGAGCGGTTCGGCGGTCCGGCGGACGACGACGGCAGCACCACCCCGAGCGGCGCCGACGGCACCCACGGGTCCGACTCCGGCCAGCGGAACCGCGAGCACGCCACCCCGTCGGCCGCCACCCACACTCCGCCGGCCACCCGCACCACGTCCGCCAACGGCACCTCGCCGGCCACCCGCACCTCGTCCGCCGCCCGCCCTTCCGAAGCGGCCGCGGTTACGGCGACGGGCGGCCAGCCGGCAGCGCCGCCGCGGGAGAGCCGCCATCCGGCGGCACGGCACCCGGCCGGAAGCGACGCCGCCGGAAGCGACGCCGCCGGAAGCGACGCCGCCGGAAGCGACGCCGCCGATGGCGACGCGGCCGCGGCGCAGCGCCGGCAGGCGGCCCACGACGCCGCCGTCGAGCTTGCCCAGCGTCGCGCCGAGGCCGTTCCCGCGGTGGCCGCCTACGCCTACGACGCGGCACGGACGATCATCCGGGCGGCGGCGACGGTGCTGCCCGGCCGTCCGGCCGTCGACGCGGCCGCCCGGCACGACATCGTGGCCGCGATCGGCCGCGGCTCGTTCGCCGGCGTCACGGGCTCCGTTGGATTCGATCGGTGGGGGGACACGCGCACGCCGAGCGTCGTCCTCTACACCGTGCTGGGGGGCCGGTTCGTCGCCCTGACAACCCGGGCCTGA
- a CDS encoding branched-chain amino acid ABC transporter substrate-binding protein: MSGPGRRWAVLGAAGVLAAVAALGGCGGSTAEVGKKEFVIGFQGPLSGDNQQLGINAFDGVVTAVDLANRREDLPFRLRLVSSDDQGNPDQGPTAAQKLLDNPGVVAVVGPVFSGPTKSSEPLYSQAGLLSVSPSATNPALTDLGFLTFYRVIAPDTVQGAAAAEYLTKVLKATKVYSLDDRSEYGIGLSGALEQALTAHDVTVVHDGINPTKDYTSQATKIIDAHPDVLYYSGYYSELAALTKTLRSKGFTGKIVSGDGSNDDQLIREAGVGNAEGTLLTCACGDPNSDPAAAEFVAEYRTVNSGARPGTYSGEAYDATNAIIEVLRKIGPGATRESVAAAFGSVNVPGVTKQIRFRKNGEVEGATVYLYEVRDGKRTVLGPVESLIKP; encoded by the coding sequence ATGAGCGGTCCTGGACGGCGATGGGCAGTGCTGGGGGCCGCGGGGGTGCTGGCGGCCGTGGCCGCGCTCGGCGGGTGCGGCGGCTCCACCGCCGAGGTCGGCAAGAAGGAGTTCGTCATCGGCTTCCAGGGGCCGCTGTCCGGCGACAACCAGCAACTTGGCATCAACGCCTTCGACGGCGTAGTGACCGCCGTCGACCTGGCCAATCGGCGCGAGGATCTGCCGTTCCGGCTGCGGCTGGTCTCCTCGGACGACCAGGGCAACCCCGACCAGGGCCCGACCGCCGCGCAGAAGCTCCTCGACAACCCGGGCGTCGTCGCCGTCGTCGGTCCGGTCTTCTCCGGGCCGACGAAGTCGAGCGAGCCGCTCTACTCCCAGGCCGGCCTGCTGTCGGTGAGTCCGTCGGCGACGAACCCGGCGCTCACCGACCTCGGCTTCCTCACCTTCTACCGGGTGATCGCCCCCGACACGGTCCAGGGCGCGGCTGCGGCCGAATACCTGACGAAGGTGCTGAAGGCGACGAAGGTCTACTCGCTGGACGACCGCAGTGAGTACGGCATCGGCCTGTCCGGGGCGCTCGAGCAGGCGCTGACCGCCCACGACGTCACGGTCGTCCACGACGGCATCAACCCGACGAAGGACTACACCTCTCAGGCTACGAAGATCATCGATGCGCATCCGGACGTGCTCTACTACTCCGGCTACTACTCGGAGCTCGCGGCGCTGACGAAGACGCTGCGCAGCAAGGGCTTCACCGGGAAGATCGTCAGCGGGGACGGGTCCAACGACGACCAGCTCATCCGGGAGGCCGGCGTCGGCAACGCCGAGGGCACGCTGCTCACCTGCGCCTGCGGAGATCCGAACAGCGATCCCGCCGCGGCCGAATTCGTCGCCGAGTACCGGACGGTCAACAGCGGGGCGCGGCCGGGCACGTACTCCGGCGAGGCGTACGACGCCACCAACGCGATCATCGAGGTGCTGCGCAAGATCGGCCCGGGGGCCACCCGGGAGTCGGTCGCGGCCGCGTTCGGCTCCGTGAACGTCCCCGGCGTCACCAAGCAGATCCGGTTCCGCAAGAACGGCGAGGTGGAGGGGGCGACGGTCTACCTCTACGAGGTGCGGGACGGGAAGCGGACGGTGCTCGGCCCGGTCGAGTCACTCATCAAGCCGTAA
- a CDS encoding recombinase family protein, translating to MRQSSKQQVLDHGESTRLQYALVERAVALGWARSKVVVIDDDLGRSAAIADCRPGFAKLVTEVTMGRVGIVLGIEMSRLARTGRDWHQLLELCSLSGALLADADGVYDPGFYNDRLLLGLKGTMGEAELYLIRQRMASGRLAKAERGELAIPVPIGYVRRSSGEVVVDPDSQARTVVRLAFDTFDRLGTLNAVLRYFVDHGVRLPVRAHSGLEKGELQWRRPSRETLQIMLHNPIYAGYYAYGRRRVDPRRKMPGRPSTGRVVRAMDEWLVALPDRMPAYITAERYEANLARMAANRQIAESPDAPRAGPALLAGLLRCGLCGGHRMTVRYHTPTGGSPAHSYVCGYDNANYGTGEVCQHIAGPALDRYVTTQLLDAVAPAALEVSVQAAGQAEAERATLDTLWRQRLERARYAADRARRQYQLAEPENRLVTRQLETDWEATLAQVDHLDVEYRRFTETQPLTLTARERDAIRTLANDLPAVWRAPTTTATERKELLRTVIDTITVAVVGDSERVDVTITWAGGHHTTGQAVRPVARLDQLSYYPQLVRRVTELADRGLSSRQIADQLNTDGLRPPKRTNRFGPGQILTLTRRLGVRAHHPRGTCTALTDRGPGQWSVAELSSPSTSITKGRRCT from the coding sequence GTGCGGCAGTCCTCGAAGCAGCAGGTCCTCGACCACGGGGAGTCGACGCGGTTGCAGTACGCCCTGGTGGAGCGGGCGGTGGCGTTGGGCTGGGCACGCTCGAAGGTCGTGGTGATCGATGACGATCTGGGGCGTTCGGCGGCGATCGCGGACTGTCGGCCCGGTTTCGCCAAGCTCGTCACCGAGGTGACGATGGGACGGGTCGGGATCGTGCTGGGCATCGAGATGTCCCGGCTGGCCCGGACCGGCCGGGACTGGCATCAGCTGCTGGAACTGTGTTCGTTGTCGGGTGCCCTGCTCGCGGATGCCGACGGGGTCTATGACCCTGGTTTCTACAACGACAGGCTGCTGTTGGGGTTGAAAGGGACGATGGGCGAGGCGGAGCTTTACCTGATCAGGCAGCGGATGGCTTCCGGGCGGCTGGCGAAGGCCGAACGGGGGGAGCTGGCGATCCCGGTGCCGATCGGCTACGTGCGCCGCTCGTCGGGCGAGGTCGTGGTCGACCCGGACTCCCAGGCCCGGACGGTGGTACGGCTGGCCTTCGACACCTTCGACCGGTTGGGGACGCTCAACGCCGTGCTGCGCTACTTCGTCGACCATGGGGTGCGGCTTCCGGTGCGGGCCCACAGCGGACTGGAGAAAGGCGAGTTGCAGTGGCGTCGCCCGTCGCGGGAAACCCTGCAGATCATGCTGCACAATCCGATCTACGCCGGGTACTACGCCTACGGGCGGCGCCGGGTCGATCCGCGGCGGAAGATGCCCGGCCGACCGAGTACCGGACGGGTGGTGCGCGCGATGGACGAGTGGCTGGTGGCTCTCCCGGATCGGATGCCCGCCTACATCACGGCCGAACGGTACGAGGCGAACCTTGCCCGGATGGCTGCGAACCGGCAGATCGCCGAGTCTCCGGATGCCCCGCGGGCGGGACCGGCGCTGCTGGCCGGCCTGCTGCGGTGCGGGTTGTGCGGCGGCCATCGGATGACGGTCCGCTACCACACGCCGACCGGCGGCAGCCCCGCCCACAGCTACGTCTGCGGCTACGACAACGCCAACTACGGCACCGGCGAGGTGTGTCAGCACATCGCCGGACCCGCCCTGGACCGGTACGTGACCACCCAGCTGTTGGACGCGGTCGCCCCGGCCGCGCTGGAGGTCTCCGTCCAGGCCGCCGGGCAGGCCGAAGCCGAACGGGCCACCCTGGACACGCTGTGGCGTCAGCGGCTGGAGCGCGCCCGGTACGCCGCCGACCGTGCCCGGCGCCAATATCAGCTGGCCGAGCCGGAGAACCGGCTGGTCACCCGACAGCTGGAAACCGACTGGGAGGCCACGCTGGCGCAGGTCGACCACCTGGACGTCGAGTATCGGCGGTTCACCGAGACCCAGCCGCTCACCCTGACCGCCCGGGAACGCGACGCGATCCGCACCCTCGCCAATGATCTCCCGGCGGTCTGGCGCGCCCCGACCACCACCGCGACCGAACGCAAGGAACTGCTGCGTACGGTCATCGACACGATCACCGTGGCGGTCGTCGGCGACAGTGAACGGGTCGACGTCACCATCACCTGGGCCGGCGGCCACCACACCACCGGGCAGGCCGTCCGCCCGGTCGCCCGCCTCGACCAGCTGTCCTACTACCCGCAGCTGGTCCGGCGCGTCACCGAGCTCGCCGACCGCGGCCTGTCGAGCCGGCAGATCGCCGACCAGCTCAACACCGACGGCCTTCGCCCACCCAAACGCACCAACCGGTTCGGCCCCGGCCAAATCCTGACCCTGACCCGCCGGCTCGGCGTCCGAGCCCACCACCCCCGCGGCACCTGCACCGCGCTGACCGACCGGGGACCCGGCCAGTGGTCGGTCGCCGAACTCAGCTCACCGTCCACCTCGATCACGAAAGGCAGGAGGTGCACATGA